CCGAAAGAAATTGACGGGATGGCGATCGACATGGTCTGTTCATCAGGCATGATGAGTGTCATGACAGCATCGACCATGATTCGTGCGGGAGAAGCTGATCTGATACTTGCTGGCGGTATGGAATCTATGTCTGGCACAGGTTTTTACCTGTCAGCCCGCGCCCGGTGGGGATACAAGTTTCTGATGGGCAAGCCGGAGGGACTCGAAGATATTCTTTTGCGCGATGGGTTATCTGATCCGATGTCTGGGGAGGTAATGGGTGATCAAACGGAACGGTTGGCAGCTGAGGAGGGCGTGACGCGTGAGATGCTGGATGAGGTCGCCGCGATGTCCCATGCGAGAGCACACCAGGCAACAGAAAGTGGTGCGTTCAACGCTGAAATTGTGCCGATCGAATACAAGGCGCGCCGGGAAGTTAAAACGCTGGGGCAGGATGAAGGCATCCGTGCAGAGAATACGCAAGCGTCATTGGCAAAGCTCCGGCCGGCATTTGGGAAAGATGGTGTGCTGACAGCCGGCAACAGCAGCCAGATTAGCGATGGTGCCGCAGCGGTATTGCTTGCCTCAGAATCTGCAGTTGCTAAATATGGTCTCCAGCCAATTGCACGAATTATCCGTGGGGCATGGTCTGCTGGTGAGTCCTGGCGCTTTATCGAATCACCCATCAACGCGGTGAAGAAAGTAGAAGCATCTGCCGGTCGTTCTGTGGCAGATTTTGACCTGTTCGAAAATAACGAGGCGTTTGCACTAAGTTCTGTGTTGTTTAGCCGCGCCCTGGGCGTTTCGTATGATAAGCTGAACGTGCATGGTGGAGGTATTGCACTTGGCCATCCTATTGGCTGCTCAGGTGCCAGGCTTATTGTTACGCTGGTTCATGCCTTGCGCCGGCAAGACAAAGAATCCGGTATTGCCTCCTTGTGCCACGGTACTGGAGGAAGCACCGCGCTGGCTATCGAGCGGCTCTAATAAAGGTTTTGTGTGACAAACAGGGTGCCGTTTGTGCCTAATGCGACGCCAATGCCTTCCCTGCGGTAGGTTGGGCTTAGCAGGTTCACGCGGTGTCCTGGACTGTCAAGCCATGCTGTTACTGCTTCAGCTGCAATATCTTCTACCGTTTTCCAGGACACATCATAAGACCGCACCTCGTCAGCAGCATGCACC
The genomic region above belongs to Bacteroidota bacterium and contains:
- a CDS encoding thiolase family protein; the encoded protein is MQEVYIVSAVRTPIGRFGGSLKDHSAAQLGAHVMQAALQQGGADGANLDFYVMGNVLRAGQGQLVPRQAALAAGIPKEIDGMAIDMVCSSGMMSVMTASTMIRAGEADLILAGGMESMSGTGFYLSARARWGYKFLMGKPEGLEDILLRDGLSDPMSGEVMGDQTERLAAEEGVTREMLDEVAAMSHARAHQATESGAFNAEIVPIEYKARREVKTLGQDEGIRAENTQASLAKLRPAFGKDGVLTAGNSSQISDGAAAVLLASESAVAKYGLQPIARIIRGAWSAGESWRFIESPINAVKKVEASAGRSVADFDLFENNEAFALSSVLFSRALGVSYDKLNVHGGGIALGHPIGCSGARLIVTLVHALRRQDKESGIASLCHGTGGSTALAIERL